From the genome of Ictalurus furcatus strain D&B chromosome 4, Billie_1.0, whole genome shotgun sequence, one region includes:
- the LOC128606443 gene encoding carbohydrate sulfotransferase 1-like: MQCSWKAVILLALASIAIQYTAIRTFTSKSFQLCHVPIQQNCSLSGQETDSLFERGCDEYTYFSFNTSRKTHILVLATTRSGSSFVGQLLNQHSDIFYLFEPLYHVQTALIPRLSHSRNAADRRVMLGASRDLLRSLYGCDLHFLENYIKPPPTNHTTDKLFRRGASRALCSQPVCDAFSPGDTNVEEGDCVKKCATLNMTLAAESCRDKRHVAIKIVRVPEIGDLRALVEDPRLNLKVVQLVRDPRGILASRIETFRDTYRLWRIWRATGRKPYNLDLTQLTVVCEDFLSSVSTGLSHPYWLKGKYMLVRYEDLARNPLQKTKDIYDYLGLSMDKNVVDWIQANTRGSNELLTKHKYGTVRDSAANAESWRLKLSFDMVDYTQSVCQKILHRLGYKSVKSAEELKNMSISLVADKVFVPFL, encoded by the coding sequence ATGCAATGTTCTTGGAAGGCTGTGATACTGCTAGCCTTGGCCTCCATTGCCATCCAGTACACGGCCATCCGGACCTTCACATCCAAGTCTTTCCAGCTATGCCACGTGCCGATCCAACAGAACTGCAGCCTGAGTGGTCAGGAAACAGACAGCCTTTTCGAGCGTGGATGCGACGAATATACTTACTTTAGTTTCAACACATCACGAAAGACCCACATCCTGGTGTTAGCGACAACCCGCAGTGGATCATCATTCGTGGGGCAGCTGCTGAATCAGCACTCAGATATCTTCTACCTGTTCGAGCCGCTTTACCATGTCCAGACAGCTCTGATTCCTCGTCTCTCCCACAGCCGGAATGCGGCAGACAGGCGAGTGATGCTGGGAGCCAGCCGGGACTTGCTGCGAAGCCTCTATGGATGTGACTTGCACTTTCTGGAGAACTACATCAAGCCACCACCAACCAACCACACCACGGACAAGCTGTTCCGTCGTGGGGCCAGCCGAGCGCTCTGCTCTCAGCCCGTCTGTGACGCCTTCAGTCCTGGTGACACAAATGTTGAGGAGGGTGACTGTGTGAAAAAGTGTGCGACTCTAAACATGACACTTGCCGCCGAGTCTTGCCGGGATAAGCGCCATGTTGCCATAAAGATCGTTCGGGTACCTGAAATAGGGGATTTGCGGGCACTTGTGGAGGATCCACGCCTCAACCTGAAGGTCGTTCAGCTGGTCAGAGACCCAAGAGGAATCCTCGCCTCTCGTATCGAGACCTTTCGGGACACGTACCGTCTGTGGAGGATCTGGAGGGCAACCGGAAGGAAACCCTACAACCTAGATTTGACTCAGTTAACAGTAGTGTGTGAGGACTTCTTGAGCTCAGTTTCTACaggactcagccacccttattgGCTAAAGGGGAAATACATGTTGGTGCGATATGAGGACTTAGCAAGGAACCCTCTCCAGAAAACCAAGGATATCTATGACTACCTTGGGTTATCAATGGACAAAAACGTCGTGGACTGGATTCAAGCAAACACCAGGGGGAGCAATGAGCTCTTGACCAAACACAAGTATGGAACAGTGAGAGATTCGGCAGCTAACGCTGAGAGCTGGAGACTCAAACTGTCCTTTGACATGGTAGACTACACACAATCTGTGTGCCAAAAGATATTGCACAGGCTGGGCTATAAAAGTGTCAAGTCTGCCGAGGAACTGAAAAATATGTCCATCTCGCTTGTGGCGGACAAAGTTTTTGTACCTTTTTTATAA